TGCCAGGTTTCCTGATCGGAGAGATCGGGTGGAGGTTGGGCTTGAGATTGTCGTTTTTCCCTCATCGCCCAAATGGAGACATCCAGCCCCATTTCAGAATCGGTAAATGCAGGGATATAGACCGGGACACCCTGCTCATAGGCACTTTTTAAAATACCTGGGCCTTCGTAATCGTCGTGGAGGGTTTTCCCGATTTCTCGAGTCAGGATTTCCGAGGAGATGGGGGTTTCCGGAGTCATCCGCTTTAAGGTTTGACTGACGACCCGTTCGACGTGGTTGAGATTTGTTTCCATCTCCAGCGTGTCGTAGACCCGGTTATACCCTTTTTCATAGAGCTCGGTATCCGTCATGGATGGGTGATACTTATAGTGCGTTTTACCTACGGCTTCGCTCAGGCCATGAGCAATCAATGCCCCTGTGGATACAACGGCCTGCACCATGTTTCGGTCGATCATGCTGCAGATAATCTTTCCCATTTTTGCAATGGTCATGGCCCCGGACAAGGTCAAGATCACAGTACAATCAGGATCCTCGACCATTTTTTTTAAAATCTCAAAGGCATCGCCAAGACGGCGCCCGCCAAAGGCCGTTTTTTTCATGGCCGCCAGAAGATCGGAAAAAGATTCAATCGCTTCCGGATCCAGAGCCTCCAGGGCTTCCAGCCCGTCGCTTTCGCCATCGTGAAAAGTTCTCGTCGTCATCACAGATCCTTACGGCATAGATTAAAGAAATAACCAGACGGGAGTACGAGGAGTCTGATTCTAACGGGTGCGAATGCGAACAACCAGGAAGGGGGCGAACGTCCGTTCCTATAGAAATTGGTGATCCCAACGGGATTTGAACCCGTGTCTGCACCTTGAGAGGGTGCCGTCCTAGACCAGCCTAGACGATGGGACCAGTCTGAGTCTGTTCGTTACTTGATATTTGTTTTTTCTGCCCTTACCAGGGATGCCCGAAATGTACCATTAGGGACTTATTGCATGCAATGAAAAAACGGCGGATGCATGGGCCAAGAATGTAAATCACCAGTGTTGACTAGGGAGAACACGGTCGCAAGAACAAAAAAATGTATCTTAAATCAGATA
The sequence above is a segment of the Nitrospira sp. MA-1 genome. Coding sequences within it:
- a CDS encoding deoxyhypusine synthase family protein, which produces MTTRTFHDGESDGLEALEALDPEAIESFSDLLAAMKKTAFGGRRLGDAFEILKKMVEDPDCTVILTLSGAMTIAKMGKIICSMIDRNMVQAVVSTGALIAHGLSEAVGKTHYKYHPSMTDTELYEKGYNRVYDTLEMETNLNHVERVVSQTLKRMTPETPISSEILTREIGKTLHDDYEGPGILKSAYEQGVPVYIPAFTDSEMGLDVSIWAMREKRQSQAQPPPDLSDQETWQLLQQSRPAFNPFLDLNSYTEKLLSAKRLGIFTIGGGVPRNWAQQTPPYIEILNLRMGTQLTPPRYQYGVRICPEPDYWGGLSGCTYEEGVSWGKFVPRKEGGMFAEVLSDATVVWPLLMMGLLESARRR